The segment GAAACTGCCGCGCGGCCGGCGAGATGCGACGCGTGCGACTCGCATGTGATCGAGGACGGAACCTGGCCGTCGACGACGTCGACGCCGAACTGGCACGGCTGCTGCGCCTCGGCGCGAAGGAGCACGAACCGCTGCGCGACTACGCCGACTTCCGCGCCGGAGCCGTACTCGACCCGTTCGGCGTCGTCCTCGGCATCATGCACAACCCGCACTACCTGGAGGTGCTGGGGGAACAGGGCAGGCCCGCCACCGTCGGCTGACGTCGGTTCCTCTCTTCCGGAACGGACCGGCGCCGGACGTCAAGCGCCGGGCGTCAGGCCTCGACCGTCAAGTTCCGGGCGTCAGGCCTCGACCGTCGGCCTCGGGCGCCGGGCGTCAGCCCTTCGTACCGAACCGCACCCGCACGGTCAGCCCGCCGCCCTCCGCGTTCGGGAACGCCTCCGTCGTGGCGTCGTGGGCGCGGGCGATCGACTCGACGATCGAGAGGCCGAGGCCCGCACCCTCGCCGGGGGCGTGGGTACGCTCCGTCAGGCGGCGGAAGGGCTCGAAGAGCAGCGGGACCGTGGCGGGCGGGACATCGGGGCCGGTGTTCGACACCTCGATGACTCCTCGGCCCGTACGGACCTCGACTCGGCCGCCGGGGAGGTTGTGGCGTACGGCGTTCACGACCAGGTTGTGGACCAGCCGGTCGAGGAGTACCGCGTCGCCGTCGACCGTCAGCGGCCCGGTCCGCGCCGAGACCGTCACCTCGTGCTCCGCGGCCTCGGCCGCCAACGCGTCCACGGCCTGGCGGGCCACCTCGTGGACGGCCACCGGACGTCGCTCCCGGAGGCCCTGGTCGGAGGCGGCGAGCAGCAGCAGGCCTTCGATGATCCGTTCGCTGTCGTCCGCGACCTCGATCAGCTTCGCCCGGATGCGGGCGACCCGCTCCGGCGACGGTTCCCCCGCGAGCCCGATCTCGGCCGCCGCGCGCTGGACGGCCACAGGCGTTCGCAGCTCGTGTGCCGCGTTGGCCGCGAACCGCTGCTGGGCGGAGACCAGTCCCTCCATCCGGCCGAGCATCCCGTCGAACGTGTCCGCGAGCCTTTTCAGCTCGCCCGGCGGTCCTTCGAGCGCGATCCGTTCGTGCAGGTTCTCGCCCGACAGCCGGCGGGCCGTCTCCGTGATCACGGCCACCGGCCGAAGGACCCGGCCCGCCATCCACCACGCGAGGACGACGGAGAGCAGCGCGTACACCAGCAGGACGATCAACGAGACCGTCAGAAGACGCTCCAGGGCCGCCGACTCGGCCGCGCCGCTCACCGACCGCGTGATGGCCAGCACCTCGCTGGGGATCCGGGCCGCGCCGCTCGGGGCCTGGCTCGCGGGTACCGGACTGGCCGGAACGGCGCTGGCGAAGGCCGTCGGATACGCGGTCGGCAGCTCCTCCAGCCGCCGCGCCGGTACGGTCCCGGTGACGGCCAGGCTGATGGACGAGTACAGGCCCTCCTTGACCAGGAAGTAGACGACGCCCGTCAGCAGGGCGCCCGCGAACAGCAGGAGCCCGCCGTACAGGGCCGTCAGCCGGGCCCGCTCCCCCGTCGTCACCCGCTTCATGACCGGCGTCGTCACCCGCTTCACGAGCGACTCGGAGACCCACCTCATGACCGGCCCGGTGACCCGCTTCGTGGCCGCCCTCGTCACCGGCTTCACGACCCGATCCGGTAGCCCGAGCCCGGAACCGTCTCCACCACCGGCGGCTCGCCCAGCTTCGCGCGCAGCTTGCTCAGCGTGACCCGGACCGCGTTCGTGCGGTAGCTGGTGTGCTCCTCCCAGACCTGTTCGATCAGGTCCTCGCCGCTGACCACCGCGCCCTCGGCCCGCAGGAGGGCCTCCAGGACGGCGAACTCCTTCCGCGACAGCTGCAGATGACGCCCGTCCCGGCTGGCCTGACGGCGGGCGGTGTCCAGGACGATGCCCGACCGCTCCAGTACCGGAGGCAGCGCGGGCCTGGCACGCCGGCCCAGGGCCAGGACCCGGGCGAGCAGCTCGTCGTACGCGAAGGGCTTGGCCAGGTAGTCGTCGGCGCCGAGGCCGAGGCCCTCGACGCGGTCCCGTACCGTACCCGCCGCCGTCAGCATCAGCACCCGGGTCATCAGCCGCTGCTCGACCACACGGCGGCAGACGTCGTCCCCGTGTATCCCGGGCAGGTCTCGGTCCAGGACGAGCACGTCGTACTCCCCCAGTTGCAGTTTCCGCAGGGCTTCGAGGCCGTCGGCCGCGATGTCCACGGCGAGCGCGTCGCGGCGCAGCCCCTCGGCGATCATCTCGGCGAGAAACGCCTCGTCCTCCACCACCAGTACGCGCATGACCCCTGTGTATCCGAAAGGGACCTTTCGCCGATGTAAACGAAACCGCTGAGAGAAACGAAACACCCCTTCGCGGCACGCTCCACGCCATGATGATTCGACGGATCACCCGGGCCGCCGCCACCACTTCACTGGCCGCCGCCCTCGCCCTCCTCGCCACCGCCTGCTCGGGATCGGGCTCCGACTCCGCCTCCTCCGGGAGCGGGAAGAAGGACGGGAGCGTGAGCGACGAGGGCAAGAAGGCCGACCAGGCCTTCGAGCACCGCAAGTGCCTGCGCGAGCAGGGTCTCGACGTCCCCGAGCCGAAGCCGGGCGAGCAGGGCGTCGGGCTCACCATCGGCGGTGACGGCATGTCGAAGGAGAAGATGGAGAAGGCGTTCAAGGCCTGTCAGGGCAAGGCCGGAGGCGCAGGCTTCGGCAAGGAGCCGACGCAGGCCGACAAGGACAAGGCGCTCGCGTATGCGAAGTGCATGCGCGAGAACGGCTTCAACATGCCCGACCCGAAGTTCGACGGCGGCGCGCAGGCCGCCATGCCGATACCGCAGGGCGCGGAGAAGCAGAAGTTCGACAAGGCCGCCAAGGCGTGCGAGAGCGTGGCCCGATGAGCGGCCGCGAGCGCCCGATGGCCCGCCGTCGGCTGGTGCTCGCCCTCGCGGCGATCGTCGCCGTCGCGGGCGGTGGCGCGGCCGTCACCGCCGTGTCCGCGCCCGACAAGGCGCAGGACGGGTCCGGGAGCTCCACCGGAACCAAGGGGCTGCCGGCGGAGACCGCCCCCGTCACCCGGGGCGATCTCAGCAGCAGTTCCCAGCAGGACGGCACGCTCGGCCACCTCGGCGAACGGAAGATCAACGCGGGTCCGGCCGGGGTCCTGACCTGGATCGCGGCCACCGGCTCGGTCGTCGAGCGGGACGAGCGGCTGTACGAGGTCGAGGGCGGTCCGGTACGGCTGATGTACGGCGCCGAGCCCATGTACCGGACGCTGAAGACGGGCGACAAGGGCAAGGACGTCCGCCAGCTGGAGGAGAACCTCGCGGCCCTCGGTTACGTCGGCTTCGACGTCGACGAGGAGTACACGGCCAAGACGGCCGCCGCCGTGAAGCGCTGGCAGAAGTCCCACGATCTGAAGCAGACCGGCACCCTCGGGCCGGACCGGATCGCGTTCGCGGGCAGTGCGGTACGGGTCAAGGAGGCGACCGCGGCGCCCGGCGACCGGATCGGGCCGGGTGGTCCGGTGCTCACCGTGACCGGTTCCGAGCGCGTCGTACGCTTCGAGATCCCGGTGTCGGAGGCCGAGTCGGCGAAGACCGGCACGCGGGTGAAGGTCCGACTGCCGGACGGTACGGAGCTTCCGGGGAAGGTGTCGGCCGTCGGGAAGACCGCGTCGGCGGGCGACAACCCGCAGGACAGCACCCCGAAGGTCCCCGTGACGGTCTCCTTCGACCAGCCGGAGAAGGTCGGAGGCATCGACCAGTCCCCGGTCACCGTCGACCTCACCGGCGAGACGCGCCGGGACGTCCTGACCGTACCCGTCAACGCGCTGCTCGCCCTGCCCGGCGGCGGCTTCGGCGTCCAGGTCGTCGAGAGCGGAGCGGCCCGGGACGTGAAGGTCGAGCTCGGCATGTTCGGGCAGGGCCGGGTCGAGGTCAGCGGTGACGGGCTGCGCGAGGGCATGAAGGTCGGGGTGCCGTCCGCATGACCCCGACCACGGCCACGGCCACCACGACCGCTGCCGCCGCCACGCCCGGGGCCACGGTCGTACGGCTCCGCGGAGTCACCAAGGAGTACGCGGGCGGCGTCAGGGCCCTCGACGGCGTCGATCTCACCATCGGGGAAGGGGAGTTGCTCGGAATCGTCGGGCCGTCGGGCTCGGGGAAGTCGACCCTGCTGCACATCGTGGGCACCCTGGACCGGCCGAGCGCCGGGACGGTCGAGATCGCCGGGCACGACATCGCCTCTCTGACGGACCGCAGGCTGTCCGCGCTGCGCGCCCGGCGCATCGGCTTCGTCTTCCAGGCCTTCCACCTGGTACCGGGTGTGGGCGCGCTGGAGAACGTGGCCGAGGGCCTGCTGTACTCCGGACTTCCCCGATCCCGGCGGCGGAAGATGGCCGCCGAGGCGCTGGCCCGGGTGGGCCTCGCCGACCGGATGAAGCACCGGCCGCACGAGCTGTCGGGCGGCCAGAAGCAGCGCGTCGCCATCGCGCGCGCGGTGGTCGGCGAACCGGCGCTGCTGCTCGCCGACGAACCGACGGGCGCGCTGGACTCGGCGTCCGGGGAGGCGGTCATGAACCTGCTCCACGAGCTCAACGCGGAGGGCGCGACGATCGCGGTCATCACGCACGACACGGAGATCGCGGGCAGGCTGCCACGGCAGGTGCGGATCCTGGACGGGCGGGTGGTGGAGGACACGGGGAGCGGCTCCGGGGGCCAAGGGATGGGCCCGGACGCGTACGAGGAGATCGGCGGGACCGGTATGGCTGGTGGGACCCGTGTGGCTGATGGGACCGGCGAAATTGGAGCGGGCGGTGGGACCAGTGGGTTCGGTGCAGCCGGCCCCGGATCCGGCAGGACCGCTGCATCCGGCACGTCCGGCACGCCTGGTGCGCCCGGCACGCCCGGCGCTTCCGGCGCTTCCGGCGCTTCCGGTGGCGGGAAGGTCGCCGTCTGATGGCCCGTACGAAACTCACGGCCGCTCGGCTCGGCCCGCGTGACGTCCTCCATGTCGGCTCCGCCGGGCTGCGCAGCCGGCCCGTCCGCGTGGTGCTGTCCGCGCTCGGCATCGCCATCGGGATCGCCACGATGATCGCGGTCGTCGGCATCTCCGCCTCAAGCCAGGCCCAGCTGCTGCGGCAGCTCGACGCGCTCGGTACGAACATGCTGGTCGCGAAGCCGGGCGAGGGGATGTTCAGCGGGCAGGAGGTCAAGCTGCCCAAGGACGCGGTGGGCATGGTCGGCCGGATCGAGGGGGTGGAGGAGGCCGCCGGGACCGGTGACCTCAAGAGCTCGGTACGCCGTTCCGAGAAGATCCCCGAGGCGGAGACAGGCGGAATCGCGGTGAAGGCGGCGACAGAGGGCCTCCTGGACGTTCTGAGGGGCGGGCCGGCGTCCGGCACCTGGCTGAACGCCGCCACCGGCCGCTACCCGTCCGTGGTCCTCGGCCACGTCGCGGCCGAGCGGCTCGGGATCACCGAGCCGGGCCGGCAGGTCTGGGTCGACGACCGGTACTTCACGGTCATCGGAATCCTCGATCCGCTGCCGCTCGCG is part of the Streptomyces sp. NBC_00250 genome and harbors:
- a CDS encoding VOC family protein, translated to MRLACDRGRNLAVDDVDAELARLLRLGAKEHEPLRDYADFRAGAVLDPFGVVLGIMHNPHYLEVLGEQGRPATVG
- a CDS encoding ATP-binding protein, which translates into the protein MKRVTTGERARLTALYGGLLLFAGALLTGVVYFLVKEGLYSSISLAVTGTVPARRLEELPTAYPTAFASAVPASPVPASQAPSGAARIPSEVLAITRSVSGAAESAALERLLTVSLIVLLVYALLSVVLAWWMAGRVLRPVAVITETARRLSGENLHERIALEGPPGELKRLADTFDGMLGRMEGLVSAQQRFAANAAHELRTPVAVQRAAAEIGLAGEPSPERVARIRAKLIEVADDSERIIEGLLLLAASDQGLRERRPVAVHEVARQAVDALAAEAAEHEVTVSARTGPLTVDGDAVLLDRLVHNLVVNAVRHNLPGGRVEVRTGRGVIEVSNTGPDVPPATVPLLFEPFRRLTERTHAPGEGAGLGLSIVESIARAHDATTEAFPNAEGGGLTVRVRFGTKG
- a CDS encoding response regulator transcription factor; the protein is MRVLVVEDEAFLAEMIAEGLRRDALAVDIAADGLEALRKLQLGEYDVLVLDRDLPGIHGDDVCRRVVEQRLMTRVLMLTAAGTVRDRVEGLGLGADDYLAKPFAYDELLARVLALGRRARPALPPVLERSGIVLDTARRQASRDGRHLQLSRKEFAVLEALLRAEGAVVSGEDLIEQVWEEHTSYRTNAVRVTLSKLRAKLGEPPVVETVPGSGYRIGS
- a CDS encoding efflux RND transporter periplasmic adaptor subunit — protein: MSGRERPMARRRLVLALAAIVAVAGGGAAVTAVSAPDKAQDGSGSSTGTKGLPAETAPVTRGDLSSSSQQDGTLGHLGERKINAGPAGVLTWIAATGSVVERDERLYEVEGGPVRLMYGAEPMYRTLKTGDKGKDVRQLEENLAALGYVGFDVDEEYTAKTAAAVKRWQKSHDLKQTGTLGPDRIAFAGSAVRVKEATAAPGDRIGPGGPVLTVTGSERVVRFEIPVSEAESAKTGTRVKVRLPDGTELPGKVSAVGKTASAGDNPQDSTPKVPVTVSFDQPEKVGGIDQSPVTVDLTGETRRDVLTVPVNALLALPGGGFGVQVVESGAARDVKVELGMFGQGRVEVSGDGLREGMKVGVPSA